A region from the Sandaracinus amylolyticus genome encodes:
- a CDS encoding DUF483 domain-containing protein: MSRRANDPAELARGLDVEDLAALERARDAACARPISYVLGSGEADEVALHAGIKPLVRQVVPDDAAAPTRARFEALGLAVREALHRVDTATTRGRVLFVARDPRRAEAAAAIEAEPEHDVELGKLLGYPRCCVEAYLAAPPPRENLDVLARAAHGVGHARLNVLDLAVFHYVSWIPCSLTCSLSLAYADAVATHIAKRHGQLVGRAVTRCPPGCRHEVFVREIDRALSAHRIVLFEDVQLSVRGAVERDVVRVDALWPTARDRHPDAMLDDAALEAVARVMVALEGARTLAVHDGTLFADERALVSTPRAALYRFS, from the coding sequence ATGTCGCGGCGCGCGAACGACCCCGCCGAGCTCGCGCGCGGGCTCGACGTCGAGGACCTCGCGGCGCTCGAGCGCGCGCGCGACGCCGCGTGCGCGCGGCCGATCTCGTACGTGCTCGGCAGCGGTGAGGCGGACGAGGTCGCGCTTCATGCGGGCATCAAGCCGCTGGTGCGGCAGGTCGTGCCCGACGATGCCGCGGCACCGACCCGGGCGCGGTTCGAAGCGCTCGGGCTCGCGGTGCGCGAGGCGCTCCATCGTGTCGACACCGCGACGACGCGGGGGCGCGTGCTCTTCGTCGCGCGCGATCCGCGTCGTGCCGAAGCGGCCGCCGCGATCGAGGCCGAGCCGGAGCACGACGTCGAGCTCGGGAAGCTGCTCGGATATCCGCGCTGCTGCGTCGAGGCGTACCTCGCGGCGCCCCCGCCGCGCGAGAACCTCGATGTGCTCGCGCGCGCCGCGCACGGCGTGGGGCACGCGCGCCTGAACGTGCTCGATCTCGCGGTGTTCCACTACGTCTCGTGGATCCCGTGCTCGCTCACCTGCTCGCTCTCGCTCGCGTACGCCGACGCGGTCGCGACGCACATCGCGAAGCGCCACGGACAGCTCGTGGGACGCGCCGTCACGCGCTGTCCGCCCGGATGTCGTCACGAGGTCTTCGTGCGCGAGATCGATCGCGCGCTCTCCGCGCATCGCATCGTGCTGTTCGAGGACGTGCAGCTCTCGGTGCGCGGCGCGGTCGAGCGCGACGTGGTGCGCGTGGACGCGCTCTGGCCCACGGCGCGCGATCGTCACCCCGACGCGATGCTCGACGACGCCGCGCTCGAGGCGGTCGCGCGCGTGATGGTCGCGCTCGAGGGCGCGCGCACGCTCGCGGTGCACGACGGGACGCTGTTCGCCGACGAGCGCGCGCTCGTGAGCACGCCTCGCGCTGCGCTCTATCGCTTCTCGTAG